From the genome of Bacteroidales bacterium, one region includes:
- the rplA gene encoding 50S ribosomal protein L1, protein MAKLTKKQKEVLAKFDKDKIYSLSEAAALVKSVNYTKFDASVDVDVRLGVDPRKANQMVRGIVTLPHGTGKVVRVLVLCTPDKEEEAKANGADYVGLDEYVEKIKGGWTDVDVIITMPSVMPKVGALGKILGPRGLMPNPKTGTVTMEVGKAVKEVKGGKIDFKVDKYGIIHTRVAKVSFDAEKIADNARELLQTIIKLKPASAKGTYIKSIYMSSTMSPGIQIEPKSVSL, encoded by the coding sequence ATGGCAAAACTTACAAAAAAACAGAAAGAAGTTTTAGCTAAGTTCGATAAGGACAAAATCTATTCTTTGTCAGAAGCGGCAGCACTGGTAAAAAGTGTTAACTATACCAAATTCGATGCATCGGTTGATGTTGATGTACGTTTAGGTGTAGATCCCCGCAAAGCAAACCAAATGGTAAGAGGTATCGTAACGCTTCCTCACGGTACAGGTAAAGTTGTAAGAGTTTTGGTGCTTTGTACTCCGGATAAAGAAGAAGAAGCTAAAGCAAACGGAGCCGACTATGTTGGACTGGATGAATATGTTGAAAAGATTAAAGGCGGTTGGACAGATGTTGATGTAATAATCACTATGCCCAGTGTTATGCCTAAAGTAGGTGCTTTGGGAAAAATTCTTGGCCCGCGCGGACTTATGCCAAATCCTAAAACCGGTACGGTTACTATGGAAGTTGGTAAAGCTGTAAAAGAAGTAAAAGGCGGAAAAATTGATTTTAAAGTTGATAAATATGGTATCATTCATACCCGCGTTGCGAAAGTATCGTTTGATGCAGAAAAAATTGCCGACAATGCCAGAGAACTGTTGCAGACTATCATTAAATTAAAACCTGCATCAGCTAAAGGTACCTATATCAAAAGCATTTATATGTCCAGCACCATGAGTCCGGGTATACAGATTGAACCAAAATCTGTATCCTTATAA
- the rplJ gene encoding 50S ribosomal protein L10: MRKEDKNQIIDSLVEQLNKHSNFYLADISELNVDTTNKLRRLCFRRNVELQVVKNTLLKKAMEKTNRDFGSLYDVLKGTTSIMFSDTGNVPARLIKEFRKNFPKPVLKGAYVEETCFVGADQLEVLVNIKSKNELIGDIVALLQTPVRNVIGALQSGGQNIAGIVKTLSEKSN; the protein is encoded by the coding sequence ATGAGAAAAGAAGACAAAAATCAGATCATCGATTCCCTGGTAGAACAACTGAATAAACACAGCAACTTCTATCTGGCAGATATTTCTGAATTGAATGTTGATACAACAAATAAACTCAGAAGGCTTTGTTTCAGAAGAAATGTTGAGCTTCAGGTTGTAAAAAATACCTTGCTTAAAAAAGCGATGGAAAAAACCAATAGGGATTTTGGTTCATTATACGATGTATTAAAAGGTACTACTTCAATCATGTTCTCCGATACAGGAAACGTTCCTGCACGATTAATAAAAGAATTCAGGAAGAATTTTCCTAAACCTGTTCTTAAAGGTGCATATGTAGAAGAAACATGTTTTGTTGGTGCAGACCAATTAGAGGTACTTGTAAATATTAAATCTAAAAATGAACTTATCGGCGATATCGTTGCATTGTTACAGACACCTGTAAGAAATGTAATAGGAGCCTTACAATCAGGCGGTCAAAACATCGCAGGAATCGTAAAAACATTATCAGAAAAAAGTAATTAA
- the rplL gene encoding 50S ribosomal protein L7/L12: MADIKSLAEQLVNLTVKEVNELAKVLKEEYGIEPAAAAAVVAAPAATAAAAEEKTQFDVVLKSAGPQKLAVVKLVKELTSLGLKEAKELVDAAPKPIKEGITKDEAESLRKQLTEAGAEVEVK; this comes from the coding sequence ATGGCAGACATTAAATCTTTAGCAGAACAGTTAGTAAACCTTACTGTAAAAGAAGTTAACGAATTGGCAAAAGTTTTAAAAGAAGAATACGGTATTGAGCCAGCAGCCGCAGCAGCAGTAGTTGCAGCACCTGCAGCAACAGCCGCAGCAGCTGAAGAAAAAACACAGTTTGATGTAGTTCTTAAATCAGCCGGTCCTCAGAAACTTGCTGTTGTTAAATTAGTAAAAGAGCTTACCAGTCTTGGTCTTAAAGAAGCAAAAGAATTGGTTGATGCAGCTCCAAAACCTATAAAAGAAGGTATTACTAAAGACGAAGCTGAATCATTGAGAAAACAATTAACTGAAGCAGGAGCAGAAGTTGAAGTTAAGTAA
- the rpoB gene encoding DNA-directed RNA polymerase subunit beta, whose translation MAQKNIKQRVNFASTTNQFDYPDFLDIQLKSFQDFFQLETTSEDRKNEGLYKVFAENFPITDARNNFVLEFLDYYIDPPRYSIDECIERGLTYSVPLKAKLKLYCTDPEHEDFETIIQDVYLGTIPYMTPKGTFCINGAERVVVSQLHRSPGVFFGSSRHANGTPLYSARIIPFKGSWMEFATDINNVMYAYIDRKKKLPVTTLLRAIGFESDKSILEIFGLADEIKVSKTGLKKYVGQKLAARVLRSWVEDFVDEDTGEVVSIERTEVIIDRETVLTNEHIDLIVDAGVKSILVHKEESNYSDYAIIYNTLQKDTANSAKEAVEYIYRQLRNAEPPDEETARGIIEKLFFSDKRYDLGDVGRYRINKKLNRDASIDSKVLTKEDIILIIKFLIELVNSKAEVDDIDHLSNRRVRTVGEQLYAQFGVGLARMARTIRERMNVRDNEVFTPTDLINAKTLSSVINSFFGTNQLSQFMDQTNPLAEITNKRRLSALGPGGLSRERAGFEVRDVHYTHYGRLCTIETPEGPNIGLISSLCVYAKINQLGFIETPYRLVKEGKVELKEKPIYLSAEEEEMKVIAQANTPLLADGNFEEPKIKARYLADYPIVEPEKIDLMDIAPNQIASIAASLIPFLEHDDANRALMGSNMMRQAVPLLKPEVSIVGTGLEGTVARDSRVLINAEGEGVVEYVDANEIVIRYSRTDDEKLVSFDDDIKSYKLLKFSKTNQNTCLNLNPIVQKGDKVKKGQVICEGYATKNGQIALGRNLMVAFMPWKGYNFEDAIVINEKVVREDWFTSLHIDEYILEVRDTKRGIEELTNDIPNVSAEATKDLDENGLIRIGAEVVEGDILIGKITPKGETDPTPEEKLLRAIFGDKAGDVKDASLKAPPSLRGVVIDKKLFSRVIKDRKTKTKEKVLLSNLEDNFNKAEQELKTKLVDKLIILVSGKTSQGVHNNFKEVVIQRGAKFTQKMLMGIDYTSVNPNKWTTDKDKNDLIKELLHNYNIKLKDILGHYNRQKFSATVGDDLPSGIVQLAKVFVAKKRKLKVGDKMAGRHGNKGIVAKIVRDEDMPFLEDGTPVDIVLNPLGVPSRMNLGQIYETVLGWAGKKMGIQFSSPIFDGATIEEINEYMTKAGLPENGKVFLYDGGTGERFDQSATVGVIYMMKLGHMVDDKMHARSIGPYSLITQQPLGGKAQFGGQRFGEMEVWALEAFGAANILQEILTVKSDDVVGRAKAYEAIVKGETMPTPGVPESFNVLVHELRGLGLNISFD comes from the coding sequence TTGGCACAGAAAAATATTAAACAGCGCGTCAATTTTGCGTCAACGACAAATCAGTTTGATTATCCTGATTTCTTGGATATCCAGTTAAAATCCTTCCAGGATTTTTTTCAATTGGAAACCACATCTGAAGATCGTAAGAACGAAGGGTTATATAAAGTTTTTGCAGAAAATTTCCCAATTACTGATGCAAGAAATAACTTCGTTCTTGAATTCTTAGATTATTATATCGATCCACCCAGGTATTCAATTGACGAATGTATTGAAAGAGGTCTTACTTATAGTGTTCCTCTTAAAGCAAAATTGAAATTGTATTGTACCGATCCTGAACATGAGGATTTTGAAACCATCATTCAGGATGTGTATTTAGGTACCATACCTTATATGACTCCTAAAGGCACTTTCTGCATTAATGGTGCTGAAAGAGTTGTGGTTTCACAGTTACACCGCTCACCCGGTGTGTTCTTCGGTTCCAGCAGGCATGCTAACGGAACACCTTTATATTCGGCACGTATCATTCCTTTCAAGGGTTCATGGATGGAATTCGCTACCGATATAAATAACGTGATGTATGCTTATATCGACCGTAAGAAAAAATTACCTGTAACCACTCTTTTAAGAGCTATAGGTTTCGAGAGCGATAAAAGCATCCTCGAAATATTTGGTTTAGCTGATGAAATAAAAGTCAGCAAAACCGGCCTGAAAAAATATGTTGGTCAAAAACTTGCCGCAAGAGTATTGCGTTCATGGGTAGAAGATTTTGTTGATGAGGATACCGGTGAAGTTGTTTCAATAGAACGTACTGAAGTGATTATTGACCGTGAAACGGTTCTTACCAATGAACATATCGACCTGATCGTTGATGCAGGTGTAAAATCTATCCTTGTTCATAAAGAAGAAAGCAACTATTCCGACTATGCAATTATCTATAATACCTTACAAAAAGATACTGCAAACTCGGCAAAAGAAGCTGTTGAATATATTTACCGTCAGCTTAGAAATGCTGAACCACCTGATGAAGAAACAGCACGCGGAATTATTGAAAAACTTTTCTTCTCAGACAAACGTTACGATTTGGGTGATGTTGGACGTTACCGTATCAATAAAAAATTGAATCGTGATGCTTCTATCGATAGTAAAGTTTTAACAAAAGAAGATATTATTTTAATTATCAAGTTCCTTATTGAACTTGTTAACTCTAAGGCTGAAGTGGACGATATTGACCACTTGAGCAACAGAAGAGTCAGAACAGTTGGCGAGCAGTTATATGCTCAGTTTGGTGTTGGTCTTGCACGTATGGCAAGAACAATTCGCGAAAGAATGAATGTTCGCGATAACGAAGTGTTTACTCCTACCGATTTGATAAATGCAAAAACACTTTCTTCCGTTATCAATTCATTTTTTGGAACTAACCAATTGTCGCAGTTTATGGACCAGACCAATCCTCTGGCAGAAATTACTAATAAACGAAGATTATCAGCATTGGGCCCCGGTGGATTATCACGCGAGAGAGCAGGGTTTGAAGTACGTGACGTTCACTACACACATTACGGACGACTTTGTACTATTGAAACACCGGAAGGACCGAACATCGGACTTATTTCATCGCTTTGCGTTTATGCAAAAATCAATCAGCTCGGTTTTATTGAAACACCTTACCGCCTTGTGAAAGAAGGAAAGGTTGAGCTGAAAGAAAAGCCTATTTACCTAAGCGCTGAAGAAGAAGAGATGAAAGTAATTGCACAGGCAAATACTCCTCTTTTAGCCGATGGAAATTTTGAAGAACCCAAAATCAAAGCCAGATACTTAGCCGATTATCCAATTGTTGAGCCTGAAAAAATCGACTTGATGGATATCGCGCCTAACCAGATTGCTTCTATTGCTGCATCATTAATCCCGTTCCTCGAACATGATGATGCCAACCGTGCTCTTATGGGGTCGAACATGATGCGTCAGGCAGTTCCACTGTTGAAACCTGAAGTTTCTATAGTAGGTACAGGACTGGAAGGCACAGTTGCAAGAGATTCCAGGGTACTTATAAATGCAGAAGGCGAAGGCGTTGTTGAATATGTTGATGCAAATGAAATTGTAATCCGTTATTCAAGAACGGATGATGAGAAACTTGTAAGTTTTGATGATGATATCAAATCTTATAAACTTCTTAAATTTTCTAAAACAAACCAGAATACTTGTTTGAACCTTAATCCTATTGTACAAAAAGGGGATAAGGTTAAAAAAGGACAGGTTATTTGTGAAGGTTATGCAACTAAGAACGGTCAGATTGCATTAGGACGAAATCTAATGGTAGCTTTCATGCCATGGAAAGGATATAACTTTGAAGATGCAATCGTAATTAATGAAAAAGTTGTTCGTGAAGATTGGTTTACTTCATTGCATATTGATGAGTATATTCTTGAAGTTCGCGATACCAAAAGAGGTATTGAGGAATTAACAAATGATATTCCTAATGTTAGTGCAGAAGCAACAAAAGACCTGGACGAAAACGGTCTGATACGTATTGGTGCTGAAGTTGTTGAAGGGGATATTCTTATAGGAAAAATTACACCAAAAGGCGAAACCGATCCAACTCCTGAAGAAAAATTACTCAGGGCTATTTTCGGTGATAAAGCCGGTGATGTGAAAGATGCTTCTCTGAAAGCGCCTCCATCATTACGTGGTGTAGTTATCGATAAAAAATTATTCTCCCGTGTAATAAAAGATAGAAAGACAAAAACTAAAGAAAAAGTTCTCCTATCTAATTTGGAAGATAATTTCAATAAAGCTGAACAAGAACTTAAAACAAAACTTGTAGATAAGCTTATTATATTGGTTTCAGGTAAAACTTCCCAGGGTGTTCATAACAACTTTAAAGAAGTGGTGATTCAGCGTGGAGCTAAATTCACACAAAAGATGTTGATGGGTATTGATTATACTTCTGTGAACCCTAACAAGTGGACAACTGATAAAGACAAAAATGATTTAATTAAGGAATTACTCCATAATTATAATATCAAACTTAAAGATATTCTTGGACATTACAACCGCCAGAAATTCTCGGCTACTGTTGGTGATGATTTACCAAGTGGTATTGTACAACTTGCAAAAGTTTTTGTTGCTAAAAAACGAAAACTAAAAGTGGGCGATAAAATGGCTGGTCGTCACGGAAATAAAGGTATTGTTGCAAAAATTGTTCGCGACGAAGATATGCCTTTCCTTGAAGATGGCACACCTGTAGACATTGTTCTTAACCCTCTTGGCGTACCTTCGCGTATGAACCTTGGGCAGATTTATGAAACTGTTTTAGGTTGGGCAGGAAAGAAAATGGGTATACAGTTTTCTTCACCGATTTTTGATGGAGCCACAATTGAAGAAATCAATGAATATATGACCAAAGCAGGTTTACCCGAAAACGGAAAAGTATTCCTTTATGATGGTGGAACCGGCGAACGTTTCGATCAATCAGCTACTGTTGGTGTAATATATATGATGAAACTGGGACATATGGTTGACGATAAAATGCATGCCCGTTCTATAGGCCCATACTCATTAATTACTCAGCAACCTCTTGGTGGTAAAGCACAATTTGGAGGACAGCGTTTTGGTGAAATGGAAGTTTGGGCACTCGAAGCATTCGGTGCAGCTAATATTCTTCAGGAAATCTTAACAGTAAAATCCGATGATGTTGTTGGAAGAGCCAAAGCATACGAAGCAATTGTTAAGGGCGAAACCATGCCGACTCCTGGTGTTCCTGAATCATTCAATGTATTGGTTCACGAGTTAAGAGGACTTGGTTTGAATATCTCATTTGATTAA